GGTTGCTGGCAAGTGGTCAGCGAATTTTTACGGCGGCCTTTATTCCACGGATTACCGGTAATCTGGTGGATAAGATCGGAAGCTGTTTGCTGGTGTGGTATGTGATTCGAAAGATGCCGCCCCAATACCTATTCGGGAAGCGATAAATGAAAAGAAAAAAGGAACTGCTGGTAACTGCCCACTGTATTTTGAATCAGAATGCAGTCATTAAAGGTTGGGAACGGGCTTCTGGTCCTTTTAGCAGGATTGTAAAGATTGTGCTGGACCAAAACCTGGGGATCATCCAACTTCCCTGCCCGGAGTTTCGGTTTGGAGGAGAAGGCCGGCCGCCCATGACCCTACAACAGTATGATACCCCGGCTTACCGTGAGCACTGTCGGCAATTGTTAGAACCGGTAGTGGAGGAAATCAACGAATATCGAAACAAAAGTTACACAATAAAAGGAATCATCGGAATTGAACGGAGTCCTTCCTGTGACAGTAAGGGAAACCCGGGAATTTATATGCAGGTGCTGGAGGGATTGCTTGAAAAATCAGGGATAACCATGAACTCCTGGGACGTCCCGGTGGATTACCAGGAAACTGAAGGGTTCCGAGATTTAACAGAGCTTAAGGCCTTCTTACTCAATCAGGAAATATAGCAAATTTAATAAATTCCAGGGAACAAAATTAAAACCTTCCGCTTTATGGGAGGTTTTGTTATTAGTGGGCTCCGTCCCTTTTGGGCTATTTTATGACCCGAAAACCTCCGTCCCTTTTGGGCTATTTGGGTCATTTTATGACCCGAATACCTCCTGGGTTATTCGTTAATTTTGTCACAGGAGTGCAAAGGTCGTAAAAATTGTGTAAATACAACGCTACGCTTCTCTACTACAATGAAGTTGATAAAGAAATAACAACTCAAGGAGGTAGTGTGATGAAAGGATGGAAAAAGAAAACAGCATGGTTTTTACTGTTAATACTGATGGCGGTAACCCTCGGTGCCTGTAACGGCGAAGAGGACATCGATGAGGTGGAAGCGCCGGAAGGAAAGTATCAGGACGGGGAGTACGTCGCCACCGCCCCGGGACACGAAGGACCCATTGAAGTAAAGGTGACGGTTGAAAATCAGGATATTGCCAGCATTGAAGTACTGGATCATAACGAGACCCCGGTGCTTACGGATCCGGCCTTTGAAAAAATCATGCCGGCGATGGAGGAGCACAAGACCACCAACGTCGATACGGTTAGCGGCGCTACGCTGACAAGCTTAGGCATTATTCGAGGGGTGCGCAACGCCTTAGTGGAAGCCGGCGGGAATGAGGAGCTCTTTACAGAGGATGAGAAGATCACCTTTGCCGAAGAGGCGGAAAACCTGGAAGAGACCTATGATGTGGTTGTCATCGGCGGCGGCGGAGCCGGTCTGTCGGCGGCAATCGAAGCACAAGAAAACGGTGCCCAAGTGGTTTTACTGGAAAAAATGCACGCCTTAGGAGGAAACACTTTGGTTTCCGGTGGCGGGCTGAATGCACCGAATACGGAGCAACAGGAACGGAATGATGTGGAAGACAGTGTGGACCAGTTTATTGAAGACACTCTGGAAGGGGGAGATCATCAAAACGATGAAGCCCTGGTAAGCATTATGGCAGAGGAAGCCGAAGGGGTTACCCAATGGCTACAGGAAGAGATCGGAGTAAACTTTATTTCCGACCGATTGCAGCAGTTCGGCGGCCACTCCGTACCGAGAGCCCTAATTGCCGACGGCAACAAAGGAGTGGAGCTGATTGAAAAGCTTGAAGAAAAAGCCCGGGACCTTGGGGTAACCTTCAAAATGGCCACGGAAGCAACGGAACTGATTATGGACGATCAGGGAAGGGTTACGGAGGTCAAGGCGAAAAATGAAGCGGAACAGGAGCTGACCTTTCATGCGAACCGAAGTGTGGTGGTTGCCACCGGCGGTTTCGGAGACAATCTGGAAATGCGTCAGTCCTTCAACGAAGAGTACGATGACCGTTATATGACCACCGTGGTGCCCGCTACAACGGGAGACGGCATTTCCATGGCGGAAGAGATTGAGGCAAACTTTGTCGATATGGAAGAGATACAGACCTATCCCACCTGCAATCCTCAAACCGGTGTCATTTCCTATGTGGCAAACTCCCGATTTGACGGAGCGATTTTAGTCAACCAGGAAGGGGAGCGCTTCATTAATGAAATGGGAAGAAGGGACACCATTTCTCAGGGGATTCTGGATCAAACCGACCAGCAAGCCTACCTAATCTGGGGACAGGAGATTGAAGAAGTAGGAAATATGACCTCCCTCCACGAAAAAGAATTTCAAAACTTAAAGGATAATGATTTGATCTATCAAAGTGATGACTTAGGGGATTTAGCTGCGAAGTTTGATGTTGAAGAAGAAGCTTTACTTGAAACCCTGGAGGAATACAATGCCTTTATCCAAGAGGGAGAGGCAATCGATATAGAAAAGACCGGCAGTCAGCGGACCGTCGAAGAGGGACCCTTCTATATCCAAAAAGTGGTGCCCGCGGTGCACCATACCATGGGAGGCATTAAAATCAACGAGAATGCCCAAGTCCTTGATGTGAATGATGAAAGGATCGAAGGACTTTATGCTGCGGGAGAAGTTACCGGCGGTATTCATGGAGCCAATCGCCTGGGCGGAAATGCAATTACAGATATTTTAGTATTCGGTCGTATTGCAGGAGAAAATGCGGCGAAAGAATAAGCAATCACAAACCAACCTTCCGATGTTTTGTCGGAGGGCTGGTTTTGTTTTACATAGTGGAAGGGGCTTAAGAACCATGATAAAATAGCAGTAGGAAGACTGTACGGAAGTCGGAAGGGTTTGGATAAAACTAGGGAATTATGAAAGAGGGATCCGAAAATGAAAAAAAGCATTGGCTTTAAAATCCTACTGGCGGTGGGTACCGCATTTATCGCACTGTTTATATTGTTTCTGGGATTGTTTCATCAGGAGATGACCCAGGAGGTGATCCCCCTGACGGAGAATTTAACCCAGCAATTGGTGGATGCCAAAGGACAGGAAATCGATGCCTGGTTTGAAATGCGCATTGAAGAAGTCCACGGCTATGCCCGGAATATGGATTATTTCGATTTAAACCGGGAAGAGGCTCTGACTTATTTGCAGGAGCAACAACAGGTACGGGACGATGTGTACGAGTCCTTAGGCGTGATCGATCCTGAGGGGAATGCCTGTATTACCAACGGAGCCTGCTTTTCCATAGTGGATCGGGAATACTATCAACGGATCGAAGGGGAACAAAAGGCCTATGTGATCAGTCAGCCCATCGAGTCCCAGGCCAATGAGGAGAATATCGTAGTGATCCTCCATGAAGTCGAAGGGGAAGCGTCTCAGGAAGTTGCCTATGTTTCCGCGGCCATTGATCTGGGAAAAATCAATGCAATCGCCCGGGATATTCAGCTCTATGAAGGGCAGGGGACGATTATCGACAGCGAAGGACAGGGGATCGGCACTCGGGATCCCATAGGTGGTGGAAACCCTGGGATTCAGGTTTTTGACACTAGGGTGAATCCCGCGGCCTCTTGGCGATTGATGTTTGAGGTGGAAGAGCAACAGATGACCGCAGGACTTTGGCGACTGCAATACCGGGCATTAATGATCGGTATTCTTGTGGCGGCGGTGCTGTTGATTTTATTGTTCGTACTGATAAAATCCATCGTTTACCCGGTACGAAAGCTGCAAAAACTGATGGGGGAAGTACAAAGCGGAGATACCAAAGTGCGTTTTGCCGGACAGGGAGAAGATGAAATCAATCAACTGGGCGGGTATTTCAATCACATGCTGAAGGACTTGGACCGTATTTATGGGGAAAAACAGGAAGCGGATTATCGGCTGCTTCAAGAACAGGTAAAACCCCATTTTCTATACAATACCTTGGATACCATCCGTTGGTCCGCCGAGGAATACAATGCCCATGAAGTGGCGGAGCTGGTGGAAGCCCTCAGCCAATATTTCCGTGTAGGCTTTAATCAAGGGAAAAAATTCGTAACCTTAGAAGAGGAGCTAACCCACCTGGAGAGTTATCTTCGGATACAGGAAGCCCGGTATGAAGAACGTTTAGACTATGAAATATCCTACGATGAGGCACTGCTCAAAGAAAGGATCCCGAAAATCATTTTACAACCCTTGGCGGAAAATGCGATTAATTATAGTGAACTTTTGGAAAAACAGGAGAAATGTTTCCTTTCCGTCTCACTGGAAAAAAAGGGGAAAGACCTTCACATTGAAGTAAAGGATAACGGCAGAGTCCTGACCGAGGATCGGATAAAAACCATCCAAGAGTCCCTGGATCAGAATCTAGGACCGGGG
The Isachenkonia alkalipeptolytica DNA segment above includes these coding regions:
- a CDS encoding CD3072 family TudS-related putative desulfidase, with product MKRKKELLVTAHCILNQNAVIKGWERASGPFSRIVKIVLDQNLGIIQLPCPEFRFGGEGRPPMTLQQYDTPAYREHCRQLLEPVVEEINEYRNKSYTIKGIIGIERSPSCDSKGNPGIYMQVLEGLLEKSGITMNSWDVPVDYQETEGFRDLTELKAFLLNQEI
- a CDS encoding flavocytochrome c — encoded protein: MKGWKKKTAWFLLLILMAVTLGACNGEEDIDEVEAPEGKYQDGEYVATAPGHEGPIEVKVTVENQDIASIEVLDHNETPVLTDPAFEKIMPAMEEHKTTNVDTVSGATLTSLGIIRGVRNALVEAGGNEELFTEDEKITFAEEAENLEETYDVVVIGGGGAGLSAAIEAQENGAQVVLLEKMHALGGNTLVSGGGLNAPNTEQQERNDVEDSVDQFIEDTLEGGDHQNDEALVSIMAEEAEGVTQWLQEEIGVNFISDRLQQFGGHSVPRALIADGNKGVELIEKLEEKARDLGVTFKMATEATELIMDDQGRVTEVKAKNEAEQELTFHANRSVVVATGGFGDNLEMRQSFNEEYDDRYMTTVVPATTGDGISMAEEIEANFVDMEEIQTYPTCNPQTGVISYVANSRFDGAILVNQEGERFINEMGRRDTISQGILDQTDQQAYLIWGQEIEEVGNMTSLHEKEFQNLKDNDLIYQSDDLGDLAAKFDVEEEALLETLEEYNAFIQEGEAIDIEKTGSQRTVEEGPFYIQKVVPAVHHTMGGIKINENAQVLDVNDERIEGLYAAGEVTGGIHGANRLGGNAITDILVFGRIAGENAAKE
- a CDS encoding cache domain-containing sensor histidine kinase; protein product: MKKSIGFKILLAVGTAFIALFILFLGLFHQEMTQEVIPLTENLTQQLVDAKGQEIDAWFEMRIEEVHGYARNMDYFDLNREEALTYLQEQQQVRDDVYESLGVIDPEGNACITNGACFSIVDREYYQRIEGEQKAYVISQPIESQANEENIVVILHEVEGEASQEVAYVSAAIDLGKINAIARDIQLYEGQGTIIDSEGQGIGTRDPIGGGNPGIQVFDTRVNPAASWRLMFEVEEQQMTAGLWRLQYRALMIGILVAAVLLILLFVLIKSIVYPVRKLQKLMGEVQSGDTKVRFAGQGEDEINQLGGYFNHMLKDLDRIYGEKQEADYRLLQEQVKPHFLYNTLDTIRWSAEEYNAHEVAELVEALSQYFRVGFNQGKKFVTLEEELTHLESYLRIQEARYEERLDYEISYDEALLKERIPKIILQPLAENAINYSELLEKQEKCFLSVSLEKKGKDLHIEVKDNGRVLTEDRIKTIQESLDQNLGPGEAIGFGLYWINHRIKQICGQNYGVYLFPVKDGEQRVGTGVRVIYCRKGGGEDA